One window of Streptomyces sp. NBC_00273 genomic DNA carries:
- a CDS encoding SIS domain-containing protein — MSESKLAGQFFDAAIGLLERVRDEEAPHIAEAGSLIADAVAAGNRLFAFGAGHSSLPAQDVVYRAGGLALMNFLAVPGTAGVDVMPATLGSALERVDGLAGAVLDSSPASDGDVLVIISLSGRNALPVEMAMNARAIGLKVIGVTSVAYATGTKSRHVSGSFLKDHCDVVLDSKIAVGDAELSIDGIDAPFAPASTVVTSAIMQAVMATAAGELAARGMEPPLLRSGNVDGGHEWNGRVMQEYGDRIFFRH, encoded by the coding sequence ATGAGCGAGAGCAAGCTGGCCGGTCAGTTCTTCGATGCCGCCATCGGTCTGCTGGAGCGGGTGCGGGACGAGGAGGCCCCGCACATCGCCGAGGCCGGCTCCCTCATCGCCGACGCGGTCGCCGCCGGCAACCGGCTCTTCGCCTTCGGCGCCGGGCATTCCTCGCTGCCCGCCCAGGACGTCGTCTACCGGGCCGGCGGCCTGGCCCTGATGAACTTCCTCGCCGTCCCCGGCACGGCCGGCGTCGACGTCATGCCCGCGACCCTGGGCAGCGCCCTGGAGCGGGTCGACGGCCTGGCCGGCGCCGTCCTCGACAGCAGCCCCGCCTCCGACGGCGACGTCCTCGTGATCATCTCCCTCTCCGGGCGCAACGCCCTGCCCGTCGAGATGGCGATGAACGCCCGCGCCATCGGCCTCAAGGTCATCGGCGTGACCTCGGTGGCGTACGCGACCGGGACCAAGTCACGGCACGTCTCCGGCAGCTTCCTCAAGGACCACTGCGACGTCGTCCTCGACAGCAAGATCGCGGTCGGCGACGCCGAGCTGAGCATCGACGGCATCGACGCGCCCTTCGCCCCCGCCTCCACCGTCGTGACCAGCGCGATCATGCAGGCGGTCATGGCGACGGCCGCCGGCGAGCTCGCCGCCCGCGGCATGGAGCCCCCGCTGCTGCGCTCGGGCAACGTCGACGGCGGCCACGAGTGGAACGGCCGCGTGATGCAGGAGTACGGCGACCGGATCTTCTTCCGGCACTGA